In Edaphobacter dinghuensis, one genomic interval encodes:
- the rpsL gene encoding 30S ribosomal protein S12, whose protein sequence is MPTFHQLVKQGRTPTRYKTASPALQGSPQRRGVCTRVYTQTPKKPNSALRKVARVRLTNGIEVTTYIPGIGHNLQEHSIVLIRGGRVKDLPGVRYHVVRGTLDSVGVANRKQSRSKYGAKRPKAAAK, encoded by the coding sequence GTGCCTACGTTCCATCAGCTCGTCAAGCAGGGCCGCACGCCCACACGTTATAAGACCGCCAGCCCCGCGTTGCAGGGTTCACCTCAGCGCCGTGGTGTCTGCACCCGCGTTTACACTCAGACCCCCAAGAAGCCGAACTCGGCTCTCCGCAAGGTTGCGCGTGTTCGCCTCACTAACGGAATTGAAGTTACGACCTACATTCCGGGCATCGGCCATAACCTGCAGGAGCACTCGATTGTGTTGATCCGCGGTGGTCGTGTGAAGGATCTGCCGGGTGTTCGTTACCACGTGGTTCGTGGAACGCTGGACTCGGTGGGTGTTGCCAACCGCAAGCAGAGTCGCTCGAAGTATGGCGCGAAGCGTCCCAAGGCTGCTGCCAAGTAA
- a CDS encoding tetratricopeptide repeat protein: MPKYRLLLACALSVLSLASASASGAEKSGFGDVHFPTSCQPQVQAHFDYGLALLHSFEFKEAEAAFSQVEQEDPKCVIAAWGIALATTERNGANAPPKDLAKGWLQLQPWLAIKAGTEHEQMYVDAVRAMYEGYDKTSGDERWQKYLVHMQELRQKYPDDINASLFYGLGLTWTAGPGKQGIEQRKKALAIFLPIFQQYPDNPGAAHYIIHAADTAELAEIALPAARKYASIAPDSPHALHMPSHIFNRLGYWKESIETNQASARVAAEWVKTGRDGRFDELHALNNMEYAYLQLGQDRQAQQIIRQIDEIAKTDPWLPIDARIYYDLETHNWQDAAIIKPPATSQFDENFDAYWIQTIAAAHLGDPHTAEQALEQYRRSSAAWIKGHGWGDVLGLALTEAEAWTLFSKGKHDEAVAHLRNAAQYERDHPMYYADILPRPTGEMLGEMLLRMNRPKEALEAYQAALKLAPNKLDSLLGAETAAAKSGNIPLSQDYAAKIRAEGGLIASRP; encoded by the coding sequence TTGCCGAAATACCGCCTTCTCCTCGCCTGCGCTCTGTCCGTCCTGTCACTGGCATCCGCCTCTGCGTCTGGAGCCGAAAAGTCCGGATTCGGTGACGTTCACTTTCCAACCTCGTGCCAACCCCAGGTCCAGGCCCATTTTGATTATGGACTCGCTCTGCTCCACTCCTTCGAGTTCAAGGAAGCCGAAGCAGCATTCAGCCAGGTTGAACAAGAAGATCCCAAATGCGTGATAGCCGCATGGGGGATTGCCCTTGCGACCACCGAACGCAACGGTGCTAACGCTCCCCCAAAAGATCTCGCGAAAGGGTGGTTGCAACTCCAGCCATGGCTTGCCATCAAAGCCGGTACAGAACACGAGCAGATGTATGTAGATGCCGTTCGCGCCATGTACGAGGGGTACGACAAAACATCCGGTGATGAACGATGGCAAAAATATCTCGTCCACATGCAGGAGCTTCGCCAGAAATATCCCGATGACATCAATGCAAGCCTCTTTTACGGTCTAGGATTGACCTGGACGGCAGGACCGGGAAAACAAGGGATAGAGCAGCGCAAGAAAGCGTTAGCGATCTTCTTGCCCATCTTCCAGCAGTATCCAGACAATCCCGGCGCAGCACACTACATCATTCACGCAGCCGACACCGCCGAGTTGGCCGAAATAGCGCTCCCCGCAGCTCGCAAATATGCATCGATCGCCCCTGACTCTCCCCACGCGCTCCACATGCCATCTCATATCTTCAATCGACTCGGTTATTGGAAAGAGTCCATCGAGACCAATCAGGCGTCAGCTCGCGTAGCCGCCGAGTGGGTGAAGACTGGCCGCGACGGCCGGTTCGACGAACTCCATGCCTTGAACAACATGGAATACGCCTATCTTCAATTAGGTCAGGACCGGCAGGCGCAACAGATCATCCGACAGATAGACGAGATCGCAAAGACCGACCCCTGGCTTCCCATCGACGCAAGAATCTACTATGACCTTGAGACGCACAACTGGCAGGATGCCGCCATCATTAAGCCGCCCGCAACATCTCAGTTTGACGAAAACTTTGATGCTTACTGGATACAAACCATTGCCGCAGCCCATCTGGGCGATCCTCATACAGCAGAGCAGGCCCTCGAGCAATATCGAAGATCATCAGCCGCATGGATCAAGGGGCATGGTTGGGGAGACGTTCTGGGACTGGCACTGACCGAGGCTGAGGCTTGGACGCTCTTCTCTAAAGGAAAGCACGACGAGGCGGTCGCTCACCTCAGAAACGCAGCCCAGTATGAGCGTGACCATCCAATGTACTACGCCGATATCCTGCCCCGCCCAACCGGCGAGATGCTCGGAGAGATGTTGCTGCGAATGAATCGACCAAAGGAAGCACTCGAAGCCTACCAAGCCGCGCTGAAACTCGCTCCGAACAAGCTCGATTCCCTTCTGGGAGCCGAGACCGCCGCCGCAAAGTCAGGAAATATCCCGCTGTCGCAGGATTACGCCGCCAAGATACGAGCGGAAGGTGGTCTCATCGCATCAAGACCGTGA
- the rpsG gene encoding 30S ribosomal protein S7, with the protein MPRKGYIAKREVAPDPVYNSTLVTKFVNSMMWGGKKSTAQGIFYTAMTNLEQKGGDEALKLFKKAIENCKPLLEVKSRRVGGANYQVPIEVNPERRTSLAIRWLVTYGRARGEKGMVEKLTAELLDAANGRGAAMKKKEDVHRMAEANKAFAHYRW; encoded by the coding sequence ATGCCGAGAAAAGGCTATATCGCGAAGCGTGAAGTTGCACCGGATCCGGTGTACAACTCGACCCTGGTTACGAAGTTTGTCAACTCCATGATGTGGGGCGGCAAGAAGTCGACCGCGCAGGGTATCTTCTACACCGCTATGACCAATCTGGAGCAGAAGGGTGGCGACGAGGCCCTCAAGCTGTTCAAGAAGGCCATTGAGAACTGCAAGCCTTTACTCGAGGTTAAGAGCCGCCGCGTCGGCGGTGCTAACTATCAGGTGCCGATCGAGGTAAACCCCGAGCGCCGCACCTCGTTGGCAATTCGCTGGCTGGTGACTTATGGCCGCGCGCGTGGCGAGAAGGGCATGGTGGAGAAGTTGACCGCCGAGCTGCTCGATGCCGCCAATGGCCGTGGCGCCGCGATGAAGAAGAAGGAAGATGTTCACCGCATGGCTGAAGCTAACAAGGCGTTTGCTCACTATCGGTGGTAA